A window from Fibrobacter sp. UWB11 encodes these proteins:
- the scpB gene encoding SMC-Scp complex subunit ScpB: protein MAEDQNVEELAEESAELPKVESREDLARIIQALVFASPDVVTLKKLREILGDFLDARSVADALITANDSLNKIQSPFEIVEQAGGYRFRTRAKYYPWVRKLFPEANARRLSQAALETLAVIAYQQPITKAAIEQVRGVSSADGPIRNLLDKGFITLGARAETVGNPYTYVTTQEFLKYFGINRIPEDLPRLREFSELLEAGALVPQYSKPDNAPEEPTPLEESTDQIELSMGDA from the coding sequence ATGGCTGAAGATCAGAATGTCGAAGAACTGGCCGAAGAATCGGCGGAACTCCCGAAAGTTGAAAGTAGGGAAGACCTGGCTCGTATTATACAGGCGCTCGTCTTTGCATCCCCAGATGTTGTGACGCTCAAGAAGCTTCGCGAAATTCTCGGCGATTTTTTGGATGCTCGTTCTGTGGCGGATGCGCTCATTACAGCGAACGATTCTTTGAACAAGATTCAGTCTCCGTTTGAAATTGTGGAACAGGCGGGCGGTTACCGCTTTAGAACACGTGCAAAGTATTATCCGTGGGTGCGCAAGCTCTTCCCGGAAGCAAATGCAAGACGCCTTTCGCAGGCAGCTCTTGAAACGCTTGCCGTGATTGCGTACCAGCAGCCGATTACCAAAGCCGCCATTGAACAGGTGCGTGGTGTTTCGTCTGCAGATGGTCCGATCCGTAACTTGCTTGACAAGGGCTTTATTACTTTGGGCGCAAGAGCGGAAACGGTCGGTAACCCCTATACTTACGTGACTACGCAAGAATTTTTGAAATACTTTGGTATCAATCGCATTCCGGAAGACTTGCCGCGTTTGCGCGAATTCAGTGAACTTTTGGAAGCTGGCGCTTTGGTGCCGCAGTACTCCAAGCCTGATAACGCTCCAGAAGAACCGACTCCGCTCGAAGAATCGACTGACCAAATTGAATTGTCTATGGGAGATGCTTAA
- the proB gene encoding glutamate 5-kinase — protein sequence MSELRKNILDEARRVVVKIGSRILVDSERGGVRTRYIQKLADSVARLMDAGKEVVIVTSGAVGTGMAELGYAQKPTVLAEKQACAAVGQIDLMYAYREMFRWVQLSVGQILLSAEDFRDRARYKNLQNTIKAMLAKKIVPIINENDSLAVAEIKVGDNDKLSSDVALFLDADLLLIFTDEDGLFDDNPKKNPNARLLNFVPEITPAILALAGKPGEAGSAVSTGGMRSKLEAIRNVTKSGANAFLASGMKVLPHQVFFENATGTLFAGSKKKLNSRQRWLSFITTPRGSVIVDEGGVKALRENHSSLLPVGVIAVQKHFDKGDLIEVQDEKKNPVARGVAGFDSETLKLVLRKKTAQVHEILGKNVPDELIHKNDLVVF from the coding sequence ATGAGTGAATTAAGAAAGAACATTTTAGATGAAGCTCGCCGCGTGGTGGTGAAGATTGGTTCTCGCATTCTCGTGGATTCCGAGCGTGGTGGCGTTCGTACGCGATACATCCAGAAGCTCGCGGATTCCGTGGCTCGCTTGATGGATGCCGGCAAGGAAGTCGTCATTGTCACGAGTGGCGCTGTGGGTACGGGCATGGCTGAACTGGGTTACGCTCAAAAGCCGACCGTGCTTGCCGAAAAGCAGGCTTGCGCTGCCGTGGGTCAGATTGACCTCATGTACGCTTATCGCGAAATGTTCCGCTGGGTGCAACTCTCCGTCGGTCAGATTCTTTTGTCTGCAGAAGACTTCCGTGACCGTGCTCGTTACAAAAATTTGCAGAACACCATCAAGGCAATGCTTGCCAAAAAGATTGTTCCGATTATTAACGAGAACGACTCTTTGGCCGTTGCCGAAATCAAGGTGGGCGATAACGACAAGCTCTCAAGCGATGTGGCGCTCTTCCTTGATGCTGACTTGCTCCTCATCTTTACGGATGAAGACGGCTTGTTTGATGACAATCCGAAGAAGAATCCGAACGCCCGCTTGTTGAACTTTGTTCCTGAAATCACGCCTGCGATTTTGGCTTTGGCCGGAAAGCCCGGCGAGGCCGGATCCGCCGTCAGTACCGGCGGCATGAGGAGCAAACTCGAAGCCATTCGCAATGTGACGAAGAGCGGCGCGAATGCATTCCTCGCTAGCGGTATGAAGGTGCTCCCGCATCAGGTGTTCTTTGAAAATGCAACAGGTACGTTGTTTGCAGGTTCCAAGAAAAAGCTCAATAGCCGTCAGCGCTGGCTGAGCTTTATCACAACTCCGCGTGGAAGCGTGATTGTCGATGAAGGCGGCGTGAAGGCTTTGCGTGAAAATCATTCGAGCTTGTTGCCGGTGGGCGTGATTGCGGTACAGAAGCATTTCGACAAGGGTGACTTGATTGAAGTCCAGGACGAAAAGAAGAATCCTGTGGCTCGCGGTGTCGCTGGTTTTGATAGCGAAACGCTTAAGCTTGTGCTCCGCAAGAAGACTGCTCAGGTGCACGAAATCTTGGGCAAGAATGTTCCGGATGAACTTATCCACAAGAACGACTTGGTTGTATTCTAA
- a CDS encoding RDD family protein, translating into MKWFYIDTSITDGDRRQGPFSIDEIRNFVNEGKIKDETLVWHSGEPNWKAWKDYPEATEAPEPTEEELLKQTIETLLQSKLSRKRFAGFFVRANAFIIDNIILSVVGAIFLYLLSLTGFIDLNAVTEVARQYIEDPTSSDIVTKALELPGMSTFFTIWSIVQAAYFIVFHAIWGATPGKKLFHIHVEMAGGEKLSWAFSIFRFIASIVTQATIIFYGLGYLIVLIDPQKRALHDFIARTRVVHDPIEQKFNKEV; encoded by the coding sequence ATGAAATGGTTTTACATTGACACTTCAATCACCGACGGGGACAGGCGCCAAGGCCCTTTCTCTATCGACGAAATCAGGAATTTTGTCAACGAAGGCAAAATAAAAGATGAAACTCTTGTTTGGCATAGCGGTGAACCCAATTGGAAAGCTTGGAAGGACTATCCCGAAGCAACCGAGGCACCGGAACCTACAGAAGAAGAACTCCTGAAACAGACTATCGAGACGCTTCTCCAAAGCAAACTGAGTCGCAAACGTTTTGCAGGATTTTTTGTACGCGCCAACGCCTTTATTATAGACAACATAATTCTTTCTGTTGTCGGTGCAATTTTCCTTTATTTGTTGAGTCTCACGGGTTTTATCGATTTGAATGCCGTTACCGAAGTAGCAAGGCAATATATTGAAGACCCGACTTCTTCCGACATTGTCACTAAGGCACTCGAACTTCCCGGAATGTCTACATTCTTTACCATTTGGAGCATTGTCCAAGCGGCTTACTTTATCGTATTCCATGCCATTTGGGGAGCAACCCCCGGCAAAAAGCTATTCCACATTCACGTAGAAATGGCTGGCGGTGAAAAGCTCTCGTGGGCATTCTCGATTTTCCGCTTTATCGCAAGCATCGTAACGCAAGCGACTATTATCTTTTATGGTCTAGGCTACCTTATCGTCCTCATCGACCCGCAAAAAAGGGCTTTGCACGACTTTATCGCAAGAACACGAGTAGTCCATGATCCGATAGAACAAAAGTTTAATAAAGAGGTTTAA
- the murA gene encoding UDP-N-acetylglucosamine 1-carboxyvinyltransferase: protein MDQFIVPQVKAPVNGEVEISGAKNAVLAVMAAALLADGVSEITNVPHLKDMKTMSDVLRVIGCHINGGSHVLRIDTHGVDHLEAPYELVKTMRASFYVLGPLVARFGRCRVSLPGGCAWGPRPVDLHLKGLEALGAKITVTHGYVEATCEGRLPGGNFNFPISSVGATVNVLMAATLAKGVSVLQNAALEPEIDNLIDFLTSMGAKIQGRGTRTLTVQGVESLRPGTGVTIPDRIEAGTFLCAAAITRGRVKVTRIIPEHIASTLDAFREIGCKVNVGADWAEVDARQQELKPMSLVTLPFPGFPTDMQAPFMATLLSIPGNSLVQDTVYNDRFKHVAELERLGASIQLNGNTATIKGGLPLEGADIMGSDLRASAALVLAGLIAEGETTISRIYHLDRGYEDFEAKMAKIGATVKRFNPDARDE, encoded by the coding sequence ATGGATCAGTTTATCGTTCCTCAAGTAAAAGCACCAGTCAATGGTGAAGTTGAAATTTCTGGTGCAAAGAACGCGGTACTTGCCGTCATGGCCGCAGCCCTCCTCGCCGATGGCGTTTCCGAAATCACGAACGTTCCGCACTTGAAAGACATGAAGACCATGTCCGATGTGCTCCGCGTTATCGGTTGCCACATCAACGGCGGAAGCCATGTTTTGAGAATCGACACTCATGGCGTAGACCACTTGGAAGCCCCATACGAACTCGTGAAAACCATGCGTGCCAGTTTCTACGTGCTCGGCCCACTCGTCGCAAGATTCGGTCGCTGTCGCGTATCGCTCCCCGGCGGATGCGCCTGGGGCCCGCGTCCCGTTGACCTGCACCTCAAAGGTCTCGAAGCTCTCGGTGCAAAGATTACCGTTACGCACGGCTACGTCGAAGCGACATGCGAAGGCCGCCTCCCCGGCGGAAACTTCAACTTCCCGATTTCTAGCGTCGGAGCAACGGTCAACGTATTGATGGCGGCGACACTCGCCAAGGGCGTAAGCGTCCTGCAAAACGCCGCTCTCGAACCCGAAATTGATAACCTCATCGACTTCCTCACCAGCATGGGCGCAAAAATCCAGGGCCGCGGAACGCGCACCCTCACCGTCCAAGGTGTGGAATCCCTCCGCCCGGGTACAGGCGTCACCATCCCGGACCGCATTGAAGCAGGCACGTTCCTCTGTGCCGCCGCCATCACGCGCGGCCGCGTCAAGGTCACGCGAATCATCCCGGAACACATCGCCTCTACGCTCGACGCATTCCGCGAAATTGGCTGCAAGGTGAACGTAGGCGCCGACTGGGCCGAAGTTGATGCACGTCAGCAGGAACTCAAGCCTATGAGCCTTGTGACTCTCCCGTTCCCGGGATTCCCGACCGATATGCAGGCCCCGTTCATGGCAACACTCCTCTCGATTCCGGGCAACAGCCTTGTGCAAGATACCGTCTATAACGACCGTTTTAAGCATGTCGCTGAACTCGAACGTTTGGGAGCCTCCATCCAGCTGAACGGCAACACAGCAACAATCAAGGGCGGCCTCCCGCTCGAAGGTGCCGACATCATGGGTTCCGACCTCCGCGCAAGTGCAGCTCTCGTGCTCGCAGGCCTCATTGCAGAAGGCGAAACGACCATCAGCCGTATTTACCACCTTGACCGTGGCTACGAAGATTTCGAAGCCAAGATGGCTAAGATTGGCGCCACCGTCAAGCGTTTCAACCCCGACGCCCGCGACGAATAA
- a CDS encoding tetratricopeptide repeat protein, whose protein sequence is MNFKAISLGVVLASFMLSGCCSITILRTKEMKAVGDEIMVKNDSAYKALSAENNALKVELDSIKAQLDAAAVAQKRLQAEVSLLTKRMSEESVRRDTRQEEIKYRLDMLIGKSDKILAKKVVVSNGAASAVMEADANAEKMVEAETMFNAAHSDYHRGEYKLAYNGFKQVYELVKKGEMAEGALYWMSLCLIEVNQVAKAKTILTNLVETYPQGLKACASMFKLASLFGKECDLERQKQYLQKILSNNTCASTTEQEQAALQLQSMLEFKSTDGRSAEQVCREQMR, encoded by the coding sequence GTGAATTTTAAAGCGATTTCTTTAGGTGTTGTTTTGGCATCGTTTATGCTTTCGGGATGCTGTAGCATTACTATACTGCGTACAAAAGAAATGAAGGCTGTAGGCGATGAAATTATGGTAAAAAATGATTCTGCCTATAAGGCTCTTTCGGCTGAAAATAATGCGCTTAAGGTTGAACTCGATAGCATTAAAGCTCAGCTCGATGCTGCTGCCGTGGCGCAGAAGCGCTTGCAGGCCGAAGTGTCTCTTCTTACAAAACGCATGAGTGAAGAATCGGTGCGCCGTGATACGCGCCAAGAAGAAATTAAATATCGTTTGGATATGCTCATCGGAAAGTCCGACAAGATTTTAGCCAAAAAGGTTGTGGTAAGCAATGGCGCGGCAAGCGCTGTGATGGAAGCGGATGCTAACGCCGAAAAAATGGTGGAAGCGGAGACTATGTTCAATGCGGCTCACTCGGATTATCATCGTGGCGAGTACAAGCTTGCGTACAATGGTTTTAAGCAGGTCTATGAGCTTGTGAAAAAGGGCGAAATGGCTGAAGGTGCTCTTTACTGGATGTCACTTTGCTTGATTGAAGTGAATCAGGTGGCGAAGGCCAAGACGATTTTGACAAATCTCGTGGAAACATACCCGCAAGGATTGAAGGCTTGTGCTAGCATGTTCAAACTTGCATCGCTTTTCGGCAAGGAATGTGATTTGGAACGTCAAAAGCAGTACTTGCAGAAGATTCTTTCAAACAATACTTGTGCTTCGACAACGGAACAGGAACAGGCTGCCTTGCAATTACAGTCTATGCTAGAATTTAAGTCTACGGACGGGCGCTCGGCAGAACAAGTTTGCCGCGAACAGATGAGGTAA
- a CDS encoding OmpA family protein yields the protein MGKIFKLTLMGMAVALFAWGCSKEKPETDPQPQTAPEASADSSLNLDALIADTLSADSLARLEAERLEADRARLEEMINRIMLEDVYFDYDRSELTENAKRLLAQVAEILVNETRFLVTVEGHTDARGTEDYNLSLGARRSSVVRDFLIAYGVDGNRLMSVSYGKERPKVQGSDESAYSKNRRAHFRVSIANNE from the coding sequence ATGGGTAAGATATTTAAACTCACGTTGATGGGAATGGCTGTAGCCTTGTTTGCTTGGGGCTGCAGCAAGGAAAAACCGGAGACGGATCCTCAACCGCAAACTGCGCCGGAAGCATCTGCGGATTCCTCGCTCAATCTCGATGCTCTTATTGCGGACACGTTGAGTGCCGATTCCTTGGCTCGCTTGGAAGCAGAACGCCTTGAAGCCGATCGTGCTCGTTTGGAAGAAATGATCAACCGCATTATGCTCGAAGATGTTTACTTCGATTATGACCGTTCCGAACTGACTGAAAATGCAAAGCGTCTGCTTGCACAAGTGGCAGAAATTTTGGTAAATGAGACCCGCTTCCTCGTGACGGTTGAAGGGCATACGGATGCTCGCGGTACCGAAGATTATAATCTTTCTTTAGGAGCTCGTCGTTCGAGTGTCGTGAGGGATTTCTTGATTGCGTATGGTGTGGATGGAAACAGGTTGATGTCTGTAAGTTACGGAAAGGAACGCCCGAAGGTTCAGGGGTCTGACGAAAGCGCATATTCCAAGAACCGCAGAGCCCATTTCCGCGTATCCATTGCAAATAACGAGTAG
- the rapA gene encoding RNA polymerase-associated protein RapA, whose product MMMFKIGQRYVSQAEPTLGLGIVSEVQGRTVKILFPSIGQARIYRTEEAPIERFVLQVGETVKSEKGVSFVVDSVREDSGIMVYVGRNGKEMKESELSSKLSTARPAVLFRALADDEVCSSRDFLRHEDAMEMFYKWTSSPVRGMIGPRVNMIPHQYYLCYRACSSSTLPRLMLSDEVGLGKTIEAGMIWHALKSRGRIQRTLVIVPETLKHQWMIEMKRRFNQLFTLVDEGYIRGLFVGVAKDETKPNPFMQSNDIIVSIDFLMAQPALIEDLLKTSWDMTIIDEAHHLVCEDGFTSHEYMLANRVIARSKGVLLLTGTPLQLHPESQFNRLKMLDPVRFADYNDFIKDQEAYLKLVRDLNKLPTDPNHHMSWDDLYECVPKNSQIRPWLEQENSKSMTAGEWMRRIVDGMGTGSVVFRNTRKGVGGFPKRVLDEIPLEPNPAYREMVEVAADRDLEASTDIQENGLLCTRFSDAWHLDERFEWLKGFLKEYKNEKVLLICESIQVVQALETLLLEFLGEGAFVMFHEDMSIMARDKAAANFSKPDGANLLIASEIGSEGRNFQFSHHLVLFDLPLDAALVEQRIGRLDRIGQDKDIIIHVPYVKGSGQEVMFRWYNEGLNSFGAPLMSGGELFLKYTESLIEALATPRASLENFVKNVIPQVKKDCEQMRKHIENGRDRLLEFNSRNPEKAKEITDEIRELDAEPELKNLVFDSLTNRGLDVEKSSVSGCFLITMGPQVEAGSVPGMPELASGVYSAGGGRVNSQTDLCGEGGGDSEGDGRTNGGTCMTVTFDRDVAMTHDDIEFISLDHPLAQGVFDYETGMGRGTVSCAIWPNSGLRGLMMQYNFAVELPVSEEWGCADIAGPKYFKVLVNAKGENMSGHFDALSNAALKDVGVPQGNAAVDMTLRYFAKDGLAKARLIVSEQAKKYAEEAANAVEARSEQEYQRMNHLLSMRGKAGTSEALKQLRKNVQERKKIVANPQLRLDAIRLVVCK is encoded by the coding sequence ATGATGATGTTTAAAATTGGTCAGCGTTACGTTAGCCAAGCCGAGCCCACCCTGGGACTTGGTATTGTTTCCGAAGTCCAGGGACGTACTGTCAAGATTTTGTTCCCTTCAATCGGTCAAGCTCGAATTTACAGAACCGAAGAAGCTCCTATTGAACGTTTTGTGTTGCAAGTGGGTGAGACTGTCAAGAGCGAAAAGGGTGTCTCTTTTGTGGTGGACTCTGTTCGCGAAGATTCGGGTATCATGGTTTATGTCGGACGAAACGGCAAGGAGATGAAGGAATCCGAGCTGAGTTCGAAACTTTCGACGGCTCGACCGGCTGTGCTGTTTAGGGCTTTGGCCGATGACGAAGTTTGCTCGTCACGCGATTTTTTACGTCATGAAGATGCGATGGAAATGTTTTACAAGTGGACGTCTTCGCCGGTTCGTGGCATGATTGGTCCGCGCGTGAACATGATTCCGCACCAGTATTACCTTTGCTACCGTGCATGCTCAAGCTCGACGCTCCCGAGGCTTATGCTTTCGGACGAAGTGGGCTTGGGTAAGACGATTGAAGCGGGTATGATTTGGCATGCGCTTAAGTCGAGGGGCCGCATCCAGCGTACGCTCGTGATTGTCCCGGAAACGCTGAAGCACCAGTGGATGATTGAAATGAAGCGTCGTTTTAACCAGCTCTTTACGCTGGTGGACGAAGGCTATATCCGCGGGCTTTTTGTGGGGGTTGCGAAAGACGAAACGAAGCCGAACCCGTTCATGCAGAGTAACGACATCATCGTGTCCATTGACTTTTTGATGGCGCAGCCTGCATTGATCGAAGACCTCTTGAAGACAAGCTGGGACATGACCATCATCGACGAAGCCCACCATCTGGTGTGCGAGGATGGTTTCACGAGCCACGAGTACATGCTTGCAAACAGAGTGATTGCACGTTCGAAGGGTGTGTTGCTTTTGACGGGTACTCCGCTCCAGCTCCATCCGGAATCGCAGTTCAACCGACTCAAGATGCTCGATCCGGTGCGTTTTGCAGACTATAACGATTTTATCAAAGACCAGGAAGCATACCTCAAGCTTGTGCGAGATTTGAATAAGCTTCCGACCGATCCGAACCACCACATGAGCTGGGATGACTTGTACGAATGTGTCCCGAAGAACTCGCAAATTCGTCCGTGGCTTGAACAGGAAAATTCAAAATCCATGACGGCGGGTGAATGGATGCGCCGCATTGTCGATGGCATGGGCACGGGTTCTGTGGTGTTCCGCAATACGCGTAAGGGCGTGGGCGGTTTCCCGAAGCGTGTGCTCGATGAAATTCCGCTCGAACCGAATCCGGCTTACCGCGAAATGGTTGAAGTGGCTGCCGACCGTGACCTCGAAGCATCGACCGACATTCAAGAGAATGGTCTCCTTTGCACAAGGTTTTCGGATGCATGGCATTTGGATGAACGCTTTGAATGGCTTAAGGGATTCCTCAAGGAATACAAGAACGAAAAGGTCTTGTTGATTTGCGAATCGATTCAGGTGGTGCAGGCGCTTGAAACTTTGCTCCTCGAATTCTTGGGAGAAGGTGCGTTTGTGATGTTCCACGAAGACATGAGCATCATGGCGCGTGACAAGGCTGCGGCAAACTTCAGTAAGCCGGATGGTGCAAATTTGCTTATTGCATCAGAAATCGGTTCCGAAGGTCGTAACTTCCAGTTCTCTCATCACTTGGTCTTGTTCGACTTGCCGCTTGATGCCGCTCTTGTGGAACAGCGTATTGGCCGCTTGGACCGCATTGGTCAGGACAAGGACATCATCATCCACGTGCCGTATGTGAAGGGCTCTGGCCAGGAAGTGATGTTCCGCTGGTATAACGAAGGTTTGAATTCGTTTGGCGCTCCGCTCATGAGCGGTGGTGAACTCTTCCTCAAGTACACGGAATCCTTGATTGAAGCTTTGGCAACGCCGCGCGCTAGCCTTGAAAACTTTGTGAAGAACGTCATCCCGCAGGTCAAGAAAGACTGCGAGCAGATGCGTAAGCATATCGAAAACGGCCGTGACCGCTTGCTGGAATTCAACTCTCGCAATCCTGAGAAGGCTAAGGAAATCACGGACGAAATTAGAGAGCTCGATGCGGAACCGGAACTCAAGAATCTCGTGTTTGATTCTTTGACGAACCGCGGACTCGATGTCGAAAAGAGCTCTGTGTCGGGGTGTTTCCTTATCACGATGGGACCGCAAGTCGAAGCGGGCTCCGTGCCAGGCATGCCGGAACTTGCTTCTGGCGTGTATAGCGCTGGAGGAGGCCGCGTGAACAGCCAGACGGATTTGTGTGGCGAAGGTGGCGGCGATTCGGAAGGCGATGGCCGTACGAATGGCGGCACCTGCATGACTGTCACGTTCGATCGCGATGTCGCGATGACGCACGACGATATTGAATTTATCAGCTTGGATCATCCGCTTGCTCAAGGCGTGTTCGATTACGAAACGGGCATGGGTCGCGGAACGGTGTCTTGCGCGATTTGGCCGAACTCTGGTTTGCGCGGACTCATGATGCAGTACAACTTTGCTGTGGAACTTCCGGTGTCCGAAGAATGGGGCTGTGCCGATATCGCAGGGCCGAAGTATTTCAAGGTGCTCGTGAATGCGAAGGGCGAAAACATGTCTGGACATTTTGATGCACTTTCGAATGCTGCGCTCAAGGACGTTGGCGTTCCGCAGGGCAATGCCGCTGTCGATATGACGCTCCGTTACTTTGCTAAGGATGGCTTGGCAAAGGCTCGCTTGATTGTTTCTGAACAGGCGAAGAAGTATGCTGAAGAAGCTGCAAATGCTGTGGAAGCGCGTTCGGAACAGGAATACCAGCGCATGAACCATTTGCTCTCGATGCGTGGCAAGGCGGGTACGAGCGAAGCTTTGAAACAGCTCCGCAAGAACGTGCAGGAACGCAAGAAGATTGTGGCTAACCCGCAACTCCGCCTCGATGCAATTCGCTTGGTGGTGTGCAAATAA